Proteins from one Caulobacter sp. 73W genomic window:
- a CDS encoding aspartate/glutamate racemase family protein translates to MTSASNSALPTIGLIGGMSWESSAEYYRIINQRTREALGQTASAQCLMWSFDFSRIEALQHDGRWDELTDLMIDAARRLEAGGADFLVICTNTMHRMAPAIEAAVKAPLLHIADATGMRIVADGHRRVGLLGTAFTMEKDFYKGRLAERFGLEVIVPWEEDRKVVHDVIYQELICGRIEPASREAYRQIIARLVEAGAEAIILGCTEIILLVGQEDSAVPVYDTTSIHAHAACDRALGMRK, encoded by the coding sequence ATGACCTCCGCCTCCAACAGCGCCCTGCCGACTATCGGCCTGATCGGCGGCATGAGCTGGGAAAGCTCGGCCGAGTACTACCGCATCATCAACCAGCGCACCCGCGAGGCGCTGGGCCAGACCGCCTCGGCCCAATGCCTGATGTGGTCCTTCGACTTCTCCCGCATCGAGGCCCTGCAGCACGACGGCCGCTGGGACGAGCTGACCGACCTGATGATCGACGCCGCCCGGCGGCTGGAGGCCGGCGGCGCGGACTTCCTGGTCATCTGCACCAACACCATGCACCGCATGGCCCCGGCCATCGAGGCGGCGGTGAAGGCGCCGCTGCTCCACATCGCCGACGCCACGGGGATGCGCATCGTCGCCGACGGGCATCGGCGCGTGGGCCTGCTGGGCACCGCCTTCACCATGGAGAAGGACTTCTACAAGGGCCGCCTGGCCGAGCGCTTCGGCCTGGAGGTGATCGTGCCGTGGGAGGAGGACCGCAAGGTCGTCCACGACGTCATCTATCAGGAGCTGATCTGCGGCCGCATCGAGCCGGCCTCGCGCGAGGCCTATCGCCAGATCATCGCCCGCCTCGTCGAGGCCGGCGCCGAGGCGATCATCCTGGGCTGCACCGAGATCATCCTGCTGGTCGGCCAGGAAGACAGCGCGGTGCCGGTCTACGACACGACCAGCATCCACGCTCATGCGGCCTGTGACCGGGCGCTGGGGATGCGAAAGTAG
- a CDS encoding NIPSNAP family protein: MNRRAFTASLAAPFLAPALSQAAPWAGGVVELRQYVMHPEKRDVLIDLFDGRFIEPQEAAGMSVIGQFRNLDDPDSFVWLRGFPDMEARRKALEAFYGGAVWQANREAANTTLIDNDNVLLLKPAGEGFDLDQRAPVEAAGDGPGFLAVHIHNLKAPADAAFLRFFRSEAEPVLQTAGIAPFAPLMTEGSANTFPRLPVRENLPSFIWFARFTDAAAYDRALGDLARNPDWARVEARLAGWLKRPVQRLRLTPTARSRLHG, from the coding sequence ATGAACCGCCGCGCCTTCACCGCCAGCCTGGCGGCGCCGTTCCTGGCCCCGGCCCTCTCCCAGGCCGCGCCTTGGGCCGGCGGGGTGGTCGAGCTGCGCCAGTATGTGATGCATCCCGAGAAGCGCGACGTGCTGATCGACCTGTTCGACGGGCGGTTCATCGAGCCGCAGGAGGCGGCGGGGATGAGCGTGATCGGCCAGTTCCGGAACCTGGACGATCCCGATAGCTTCGTCTGGCTGCGTGGCTTTCCCGACATGGAAGCGCGGCGCAAGGCGCTGGAGGCCTTCTATGGCGGGGCGGTGTGGCAGGCGAACCGCGAGGCGGCCAACACCACCCTGATCGACAATGACAACGTCCTGCTGCTGAAGCCGGCGGGAGAAGGCTTCGATCTGGACCAGCGCGCGCCCGTGGAGGCGGCCGGCGACGGTCCCGGCTTCCTGGCGGTGCATATCCACAATCTGAAGGCGCCGGCCGATGCGGCCTTCCTGCGGTTCTTCCGGTCGGAGGCGGAGCCGGTGTTGCAGACGGCGGGGATCGCACCTTTTGCGCCGCTGATGACGGAGGGGAGCGCCAACACCTTTCCCCGTCTGCCGGTGCGGGAGAACCTGCCGTCCTTCATCTGGTTCGCCCGCTTTACCGACGCCGCCGCCTATGACCGCGCGCTGGGCGATCTGGCGCGCAATCCTGACTGGGCGCGGGTCGAGGCCAGGCTGGCGGGCTGGCTGAAGCGCCCGGTCCAACGCCTGCGCCTGACGCCCACGGCGCGATCACGCCTGCACGGCTGA
- a CDS encoding helicase HerA-like domain-containing protein, whose translation MTDVMIGFSDKPEGLRLDRANRHGIIAGATGTGKTVTLQVLAQGFSDAGVPVFTADVKGDLSGVAAVGTPNEKMQARAAEMGLILSPSAAPVVFWDLFGEKGHPIRATISEMGPTLLARLFDLNEVQEGVLHIAFEVADREGLLLLDLDDLQSVLAYLAENAKEIGQVYGNVAPATVGALQRQLLTLRNQGGEAFFGEPALRLADLMRTDAQGRGYVNVLAADKLIASPQLYATFLLWLMSELFEELPEVGDPEKPKLVFFFDEAHLLFRDAPKSLLQKIEQVVRLIRSKGVGIYFVTQNPADVPDSVLAQLGNRVQHALRAYTPSEQKGLKAAAESFRPNPAFDTAEAIQNLGVGEALVSVLDEKGAPTVVARTKVRPPNSRIGPATPFERDAAQAASPVRGMYDTPMNRISAHEMLQDRAGAAAKSQKPRARVEEREERPRAAPRRSNRQSAGEAFTKSMLRTIGSQLGRELIRGVLGGLKRR comes from the coding sequence ATGACCGACGTCATGATCGGCTTTTCGGACAAGCCGGAGGGCCTGCGCCTCGATCGGGCCAACCGCCACGGGATCATCGCCGGCGCCACGGGGACGGGGAAGACCGTCACCCTGCAGGTGCTGGCCCAGGGCTTTTCCGACGCCGGGGTGCCGGTGTTCACCGCTGACGTCAAAGGCGACCTGTCGGGGGTGGCGGCCGTCGGCACACCGAACGAGAAGATGCAGGCGCGGGCGGCCGAGATGGGCCTGATCCTGTCGCCGTCGGCGGCGCCGGTGGTGTTCTGGGATCTGTTCGGGGAGAAGGGGCATCCGATCCGGGCGACCATCTCGGAGATGGGGCCGACCCTGCTGGCGCGGCTGTTCGACCTGAACGAGGTGCAAGAAGGCGTGCTGCACATCGCCTTCGAGGTGGCGGACCGCGAGGGGCTGCTGCTGCTGGACCTGGACGACCTGCAGTCGGTGCTGGCCTATCTGGCGGAGAACGCCAAGGAGATCGGCCAGGTCTACGGCAATGTGGCGCCGGCCACGGTGGGGGCGCTGCAACGGCAGCTGCTGACCCTGCGCAACCAGGGCGGCGAGGCGTTCTTCGGCGAACCGGCCCTGCGGCTGGCCGACCTGATGCGGACGGACGCCCAGGGGCGCGGCTATGTGAACGTGCTGGCGGCCGACAAGCTGATCGCCAGCCCGCAGCTCTACGCCACCTTCCTGCTGTGGCTGATGAGCGAGCTGTTCGAGGAGCTGCCGGAGGTCGGCGATCCGGAGAAGCCGAAGCTGGTCTTCTTCTTCGACGAGGCGCACCTGCTGTTCCGCGACGCGCCCAAGTCCCTGCTGCAGAAGATCGAGCAGGTGGTGCGCCTGATCCGCTCCAAGGGCGTGGGCATCTATTTCGTCACCCAGAACCCGGCCGACGTGCCCGACAGCGTGCTGGCGCAGTTGGGCAACCGGGTGCAGCACGCCCTGCGCGCCTATACGCCGTCGGAACAGAAGGGACTGAAGGCGGCGGCCGAGAGCTTCCGGCCCAACCCGGCCTTCGACACCGCCGAGGCGATCCAGAACCTGGGGGTGGGCGAGGCCTTGGTCTCCGTGCTGGACGAGAAGGGCGCGCCGACCGTGGTGGCGCGGACCAAGGTGCGGCCGCCCAATTCTCGCATCGGCCCGGCGACGCCGTTCGAGCGTGACGCGGCGCAGGCGGCCAGCCCGGTGCGCGGTATGTACGACACGCCCATGAACCGGATCTCGGCGCACGAAATGCTGCAGGACCGCGCCGGGGCGGCGGCCAAGAGCCAGAAGCCCAGGGCGCGGGTGGAAGAGCGCGAGGAACGGCCGCGCGCCGCGCCCCGCCGCTCCAACCGCCAGTCGGCGGGCGAGGCCTTCACCAAGTCCATGCTGCGGACCATCGGCAGCCAGCTTGGGCGGGAGCTGATCCGCGGGGTGCTGGGGGGATTGAAGCGGCGTTAG
- a CDS encoding helix-turn-helix transcriptional regulator: MRRAERLFQIIQILRRARGPITADAIAVELETSKRSVYRDIAALMGQRAPIRGEAGLGYVLEDGYDMPPLMLTPDEIEAAVLGAQWVAGRGDPALARAAEDLIAKIASAVPETLRPHVLEPAGRAFNSWNVQQDSIDMGQVRTSIRTGCKIVLDYRDEQGRPTQRTIWPVTVGYMETVRLLIAWCELRTDFRTFRTDRVAGAEFLNERFPERPGVLRTKWRKYMEAERRRREAERDADGPGYQP, translated from the coding sequence ATGAGACGCGCCGAACGCCTTTTCCAGATCATCCAGATCCTCCGCCGGGCCCGCGGGCCGATCACGGCGGACGCGATCGCGGTGGAGCTGGAGACGTCCAAACGCAGCGTCTATCGCGACATCGCGGCCCTGATGGGCCAGCGCGCTCCGATCCGGGGCGAGGCGGGCCTGGGCTATGTGCTGGAGGACGGATACGACATGCCGCCTTTGATGCTGACACCCGACGAGATCGAGGCCGCCGTGCTGGGCGCCCAGTGGGTGGCGGGGCGCGGCGACCCGGCCCTGGCCCGCGCGGCTGAGGATCTGATCGCCAAGATCGCCAGCGCCGTTCCCGAGACCTTGAGGCCCCACGTGCTGGAGCCGGCGGGGCGGGCGTTCAACTCCTGGAACGTGCAGCAGGACTCCATCGACATGGGGCAGGTGCGCACCTCGATCCGCACCGGCTGCAAGATCGTGCTGGACTATCGCGACGAGCAGGGACGGCCGACCCAGCGCACCATATGGCCGGTGACGGTGGGCTATATGGAGACGGTGCGGCTGCTGATCGCCTGGTGCGAACTGCGAACCGACTTCCGCACCTTCCGCACCGACCGGGTGGCGGGGGCCGAGTTTCTCAACGAGCGCTTTCCGGAACGGCCCGGTGTGCTGCGCACCAAGTGGCGCAAGTACATGGAGGCCGAGCGCCGGCGGCGCGAGGCGGAGCGGGACGCGGATGGTCCGGGCTATCAGCCGTAG
- a CDS encoding glutathione S-transferase family protein, protein MIKLYGAGEGFGLPEYSPYACKTEVQLQMAGLAYEKHRSPPHMSPKGQLPFIDDGGKIVADSTFIRVHVEETYGIDLDASLTNAQRGQAWAIERMIENHFGWVCAWTRFMIPENYEKGPARWFDHLPAAQAEEMRAMVLDKVQANLMSVGIARHTPNEILAMGDWSLQSLSAILECQPYLMGDRPSGVDATAFAMLAGLMSPFFDSPLRRRAERYGNLVAYVDRMMARHYPDHPWGELPIAA, encoded by the coding sequence ATGATCAAGCTCTATGGCGCCGGCGAAGGCTTCGGCCTGCCCGAATACAGCCCCTATGCCTGCAAGACCGAGGTGCAGCTGCAGATGGCCGGCCTGGCTTACGAGAAGCATCGCTCCCCGCCGCACATGTCGCCCAAGGGTCAGCTGCCCTTCATCGACGACGGCGGCAAGATCGTCGCCGACTCCACCTTCATCCGCGTGCATGTGGAGGAGACTTACGGCATCGACCTCGACGCCAGCCTCACCAACGCCCAGCGCGGCCAGGCCTGGGCCATCGAGCGGATGATCGAGAACCATTTCGGTTGGGTCTGCGCCTGGACGCGCTTCATGATCCCCGAGAACTACGAAAAGGGCCCCGCCCGCTGGTTTGACCACCTGCCCGCCGCGCAGGCCGAGGAGATGCGGGCCATGGTTCTCGACAAAGTCCAGGCCAACCTGATGTCGGTCGGGATCGCCCGTCACACCCCCAACGAGATCCTGGCCATGGGCGACTGGTCGCTGCAGTCCCTGTCGGCGATCCTGGAGTGCCAGCCCTACCTGATGGGCGACCGGCCGTCGGGCGTCGACGCCACGGCGTTCGCCATGCTGGCGGGGCTGATGTCGCCGTTCTTCGACAGCCCCCTTCGCCGCCGGGCCGAGCGGTACGGCAACCTCGTCGCCTATGTCGACCGCATGATGGCCCGGCACTACCCGGACCATCCCTGGGGCGAGCTGCCGATCGCGGCTTAG
- a CDS encoding outer membrane protein: MKHILLTAAAVAAVAAGSAANAQTTRDWSGGYVGAQMGWGQRANAQGERLVFDTNLDGQFNDTVRTGAGADAFSPGSCDGVARGAARGAGCTGDKDSNFEFGARAGYDWQFGNWVVGGVAEVTRLNLDDDVTSFSTTPAFYTFSRELNGWGALRARAGYAMGDNLLYATGGVARAEMRDRFTTSNRANTFTVTNDDKWVNGYQVGGGYERKLTDDVSLGVEYLYSNFDNEGATARAGGPAPAGNPFLLVNSAGTDMRRSKDLTQLHSVRMTASYRF; encoded by the coding sequence ATGAAGCACATCCTCCTCACCGCCGCCGCCGTCGCGGCTGTCGCCGCCGGTTCCGCCGCCAACGCCCAGACGACCCGCGACTGGTCGGGCGGCTATGTGGGCGCCCAGATGGGCTGGGGGCAGCGCGCCAATGCGCAGGGCGAGCGCCTGGTGTTCGACACCAATCTGGACGGCCAGTTCAACGACACGGTGCGCACCGGCGCGGGGGCTGACGCCTTCTCGCCCGGCTCCTGCGACGGCGTCGCGCGCGGCGCGGCCCGCGGGGCCGGCTGCACGGGCGACAAGGACAGCAACTTCGAGTTCGGCGCCCGCGCCGGCTATGACTGGCAGTTCGGAAACTGGGTGGTCGGCGGCGTCGCCGAGGTCACCCGCCTGAACCTGGATGACGACGTCACCAGCTTCTCGACCACGCCGGCCTTCTACACCTTCAGCCGCGAGCTGAACGGCTGGGGCGCCCTGCGGGCCCGCGCCGGCTACGCCATGGGCGACAACCTGCTGTACGCCACCGGCGGCGTCGCCCGGGCCGAGATGCGCGACCGCTTCACCACCAGCAATCGCGCCAACACCTTCACCGTCACGAACGACGACAAGTGGGTGAACGGCTATCAGGTCGGGGGCGGCTATGAGCGCAAGCTGACCGACGACGTGTCGCTGGGCGTGGAGTACCTCTACAGCAACTTCGACAATGAGGGCGCGACGGCGCGGGCCGGCGGTCCGGCCCCGGCCGGCAATCCGTTCCTGTTGGTCAACAGCGCAGGGACGGACATGCGCCGCTCCAAGGACCTGACGCAGCTGCATTCGGTGCGGATGACGGCCAGCTACCGGTTCTGA
- a CDS encoding helix-turn-helix transcriptional regulator, whose protein sequence is MRASRLLSILMLLQTRGRMTAEALAAEFEVSVRTIYRDIDELSATGAPVYADRGRLGGFALLDGYRTRLTGLTDAEAETLFLGGVAGPAAQLGLSEAMAASQLKLLAALPPERQAAAERIAARFHLDPVGWFREADNAERLPALAQAVWTSRRLDVRYHSWKGVVDRQLEPLGLILKAGVWYLAASVAGSEPRGYRVENILDMTARDDTFDRPASFDLEAFWKAFSSRFETDIYTGEASLRVTQEGLRRLSHLGAATAAAVRGKTAGAGWIEVVVPIESVAHASIDFLRLGAEAEVLSPPELREGLAATFRKLAQTYG, encoded by the coding sequence ATGCGTGCGAGCCGCCTCCTGTCGATCCTGATGCTGCTGCAGACCCGCGGCCGCATGACCGCCGAGGCGCTGGCGGCGGAGTTCGAGGTTTCCGTCCGCACCATCTATCGCGACATCGACGAACTCAGCGCCACCGGGGCGCCGGTCTATGCCGACCGCGGCCGTCTGGGCGGCTTCGCCCTGCTCGACGGCTATCGCACCCGGCTCACCGGCCTGACAGACGCCGAGGCCGAGACCCTGTTCCTGGGCGGCGTCGCCGGACCGGCCGCCCAGTTGGGCCTCAGCGAGGCCATGGCCGCCAGCCAGCTGAAACTCCTCGCCGCCCTGCCGCCGGAACGCCAGGCCGCGGCCGAGCGCATCGCCGCCCGCTTCCACCTGGACCCGGTCGGCTGGTTCCGCGAGGCCGACAACGCCGAGCGCCTTCCCGCCCTGGCCCAGGCGGTGTGGACCAGCCGCCGCTTGGATGTGCGCTACCACAGTTGGAAAGGGGTGGTGGACCGCCAGCTTGAGCCCCTGGGCCTGATCCTGAAGGCCGGCGTCTGGTATCTGGCCGCCAGCGTCGCCGGAAGCGAGCCGCGCGGCTATCGGGTCGAGAACATCCTCGACATGACCGCGCGCGACGACACCTTCGACCGCCCGGCCAGCTTCGATCTGGAAGCCTTTTGGAAAGCCTTCTCCAGCCGTTTCGAGACGGACATCTACACCGGCGAGGCAAGCCTGCGCGTCACCCAGGAAGGCCTGCGCCGCCTGTCCCACCTGGGCGCGGCCACCGCCGCCGCCGTTCGCGGCAAGACCGCCGGCGCCGGCTGGATCGAGGTCGTGGTTCCCATCGAGTCCGTCGCCCACGCCAGCATCGACTTCCTGCGCCTGGGCGCGGAGGCGGAGGTGTTGTCGCCACCGGAGTTACGCGAGGGCCTGGCGGCGACGTTTCGCAAGCTGGCGCAGACCTACGGCTGA
- a CDS encoding DUF1579 domain-containing protein produces MPSDFDFLFGRWAVTHRRLKERHVGGDDWLEFKGVVTCEPRLDGVVNVEEHRREGQPFGFALRTFDLKARRWSIYWVNPAEGLLQAPVHGRFDNGVGMFEGDDVDGGRPIRARYVWSQIKANSARWAQAFSLDGGATWETNWVMDFVRSEAV; encoded by the coding sequence ATGCCATCCGATTTCGATTTCCTGTTCGGCCGCTGGGCCGTGACCCATCGCCGGTTGAAGGAGCGTCATGTGGGCGGCGACGACTGGCTGGAGTTCAAGGGTGTCGTGACCTGCGAGCCGCGCCTGGACGGGGTGGTCAATGTGGAGGAGCACCGGCGGGAGGGGCAGCCGTTCGGCTTCGCCCTGCGGACCTTCGACCTGAAGGCGCGACGCTGGTCGATCTATTGGGTGAACCCGGCGGAGGGCCTGCTGCAGGCGCCCGTGCATGGGCGGTTCGACAATGGCGTCGGGATGTTCGAGGGCGACGATGTGGACGGGGGGCGGCCGATCCGCGCGCGCTATGTGTGGTCGCAGATCAAGGCGAACAGTGCGCGCTGGGCGCAGGCCTTCTCCCTGGATGGCGGCGCGACCTGGGAGACTAACTGGGTCATGGATTTCGTGCGATCGGAGGCCGTTTGA
- a CDS encoding M10 family metallopeptidase C-terminal domain-containing protein, producing MAFESEWQTCGCAACAAGVTAHETLAAGDGSLSAAAANKPVWSTDKIITNYDRNNLSWSSGIVQFSFMTSGPLSVGADFKALTAEERNYTRAAFDLISDVINLKFVETVDDGASIGRIRLGADNGAADYEWGHASWRSSGSSLRSAEVWLNPDAVAERKWFYGGYNFMALMHEIVHGLGALHPGDYNANGGKITYADHATFMQDSRQYTIMSYFQASETGADFLFDADNAIYSGSTLLLHDVAGLQAMYGANMSTRTGDTVYGFNSTAGRASYDFSLTKQPIVTLWDGGGNDTLDLSGTNLVSRIDLNAGAFSDALSMTKNISIAYGVTIENARGGGGNDSITGNAADNKLEGRGGNDAIDGGAGTDTAVYSGARANYSWTTAADGTITIRDLRSGAPDGTDTLKAIEKLQFSDITIALAGGANAAPTASLDAAFANIMRHAPSSEAERALLTNLTTQVATGQINQAQAYEKIVDAAAGTTKVAALAYQFFVGSTPSEGGMDYLLTNAGGNANHLNSAYYTAFNVENRYINFAVNLGKQGEGKDGFLSIYGALSFDDAVSKAYATIFGAAPAATRVDQILDADIGGGMTRLDYFASYGGDRGIGAKAAMVGWLLTEAEKAGVGVYAKALDAYLMDLADGAAFGVNLIGAYGSAAFIHSDLG from the coding sequence GTGGCTTTCGAATCTGAGTGGCAGACATGCGGCTGCGCGGCTTGCGCGGCCGGCGTAACCGCACATGAGACCCTCGCGGCGGGGGACGGAAGCCTGTCGGCGGCGGCTGCGAACAAGCCGGTATGGTCCACCGACAAGATCATCACCAATTACGACCGCAACAATCTGAGCTGGTCGAGCGGGATTGTTCAGTTCAGCTTCATGACCAGCGGACCGCTGTCGGTTGGCGCGGACTTCAAGGCCCTGACCGCCGAGGAGCGCAACTACACCCGCGCGGCGTTCGACCTGATTTCCGACGTCATCAACCTGAAGTTCGTCGAGACGGTGGACGACGGCGCGAGCATCGGACGCATCCGCCTCGGCGCCGACAACGGTGCGGCTGACTACGAATGGGGCCACGCCAGCTGGCGCAGTTCCGGCTCCAGCCTGCGGTCGGCCGAGGTGTGGCTGAACCCGGACGCGGTGGCCGAGCGCAAGTGGTTCTACGGCGGCTACAACTTCATGGCCCTGATGCACGAGATCGTGCACGGCCTGGGGGCGCTGCATCCCGGCGACTACAACGCCAATGGCGGCAAGATCACCTATGCCGACCACGCCACGTTCATGCAGGATAGCCGGCAGTACACGATCATGTCGTACTTCCAGGCGTCCGAGACCGGCGCCGACTTCCTGTTCGACGCCGACAACGCCATCTATTCGGGCTCGACACTGCTGTTGCACGACGTGGCCGGGCTGCAGGCCATGTACGGCGCGAACATGAGCACCCGCACCGGCGACACCGTCTATGGCTTCAACAGCACGGCGGGCCGGGCGTCCTACGATTTCAGCCTGACCAAGCAGCCGATCGTGACCCTCTGGGACGGCGGCGGCAATGACACCCTGGACCTGTCGGGGACCAACCTGGTCTCGCGCATCGACCTGAACGCCGGCGCGTTCAGCGACGCCCTGTCGATGACCAAGAACATCTCCATCGCCTATGGCGTGACGATCGAGAACGCGCGCGGCGGCGGGGGCAATGACTCCATCACCGGCAACGCGGCCGACAACAAGCTGGAAGGCCGCGGCGGAAACGACGCCATCGACGGCGGGGCGGGGACCGACACGGCGGTCTATTCGGGCGCGCGGGCCAACTACAGCTGGACCACGGCGGCCGACGGCACGATCACCATCCGCGACCTGCGCAGCGGCGCGCCGGATGGGACCGACACGCTGAAAGCCATCGAGAAGCTGCAGTTCAGCGACATCACCATCGCCCTGGCGGGCGGCGCCAACGCGGCGCCCACCGCCTCGCTCGACGCGGCCTTCGCCAACATCATGCGCCACGCCCCTTCGTCGGAGGCGGAACGCGCGCTGCTGACCAACCTGACCACGCAGGTCGCCACCGGGCAGATCAATCAGGCCCAGGCCTATGAAAAGATCGTCGACGCGGCGGCCGGCACGACCAAGGTCGCGGCCCTGGCCTATCAGTTCTTCGTCGGCTCCACGCCCAGCGAAGGCGGCATGGACTATCTGCTGACCAACGCCGGCGGCAACGCCAACCACCTGAACAGCGCCTACTACACCGCCTTCAACGTCGAGAACCGCTACATCAACTTCGCGGTGAACCTGGGCAAGCAGGGCGAGGGCAAGGACGGGTTCCTGTCGATCTATGGCGCGCTGAGCTTCGACGACGCGGTGTCCAAGGCCTATGCGACGATCTTCGGCGCGGCGCCGGCGGCGACCCGCGTGGACCAGATCCTCGACGCCGACATCGGCGGCGGCATGACCCGCCTGGACTATTTCGCCAGCTACGGCGGGGACCGCGGCATCGGGGCCAAGGCGGCCATGGTCGGCTGGCTGCTGACCGAGGCGGAGAAGGCCGGCGTCGGCGTCTACGCCAAGGCGCTGGACGCCTATCTGATGGACCTGGCGGACGGCGCGGCGTTCGGGGTGAACCTGATCGGCGCCTACGGAAGCGCGGCGTTCATCCACTCCGATCTTGGCTGA
- a CDS encoding 2-hydroxyacid dehydrogenase: protein MAETTEKPCILLSHEMLMPLQAMLEATYEVVRLWDSADTLSFLSGPGLKVQAIVHAGEMPLPIDMLAEMPRLGLIACVSAGYDGVPMAWCRQHGIAVTHSTGVNAEDVADVAVGLLIGAWRGIVEGDRRVRDGRWGPGDRMHSRRSLRGRKAGVVGLGHIGDATARRLEAFGMTVSWWGPNPKESRWPRADSVMTLARDSDVLIVACRATPENKGLISAAVIEALGPQGCLVNVARGSVIDEDAMIAALKDGKLGMAALDVFEAEPTPPARWEGVPNTVLSPHLAGATVDAIPQMVGLTVENLRAFFHGEPLPSPVQE, encoded by the coding sequence ATGGCCGAGACGACGGAAAAGCCCTGCATCCTGCTTTCGCACGAGATGCTGATGCCGCTGCAGGCCATGTTGGAGGCGACCTATGAGGTCGTTCGCCTGTGGGACAGCGCCGACACGCTGAGCTTCCTGTCGGGGCCGGGCCTGAAGGTCCAGGCCATCGTCCATGCGGGCGAGATGCCGCTGCCCATCGACATGCTGGCCGAGATGCCGCGCCTGGGCCTGATCGCCTGCGTCAGCGCCGGCTATGACGGCGTGCCCATGGCGTGGTGCCGCCAGCACGGGATCGCCGTCACCCATTCCACCGGCGTCAACGCCGAGGACGTGGCCGACGTGGCCGTAGGCCTGCTGATCGGCGCCTGGCGCGGGATCGTCGAGGGCGACCGCCGGGTGCGCGACGGCCGCTGGGGGCCGGGCGACCGGATGCACTCGCGCCGCTCCCTGCGCGGGCGCAAGGCCGGGGTCGTGGGGCTGGGCCATATCGGCGACGCGACGGCCCGCCGGCTGGAGGCGTTCGGCATGACCGTTTCCTGGTGGGGCCCCAACCCCAAGGAAAGCCGCTGGCCGCGCGCCGACAGCGTCATGACCCTGGCGCGCGACAGCGACGTGCTGATCGTCGCCTGCCGCGCCACGCCCGAGAACAAGGGGCTGATTTCAGCCGCCGTCATCGAGGCGCTGGGGCCGCAGGGCTGCCTGGTCAATGTCGCCCGGGGCTCGGTGATCGACGAGGACGCGATGATCGCCGCCCTGAAGGACGGCAAGCTGGGCATGGCCGCCCTGGACGTGTTCGAGGCAGAGCCGACCCCGCCCGCCCGCTGGGAAGGCGTGCCCAACACGGTGCTGAGCCCGCACCTGGCCGGGGCGACCGTGGACGCCATCCCGCAGATGGTCGGCCTGACCGTCGAGAACCTGCGCGCCTTCTTCCACGGCGAGCCGCTGCCCAGCCCTGTGCAGGAATAG
- a CDS encoding Mpo1-like protein, giving the protein MGAAPTPADGERYRSFREFYPFYVHEHSNRTSRRLHIIGTGCSIALAISAVVLRDWRLGVAALICGYAFAWIGHFFFEKNRPATFTYPLWSLMGDFRLFFETVSGRRRF; this is encoded by the coding sequence ATGGGCGCGGCCCCAACTCCCGCCGACGGCGAGCGCTATCGCAGCTTTCGCGAGTTCTATCCCTTCTACGTGCATGAGCACTCGAACCGGACCAGCCGGCGGCTGCACATCATCGGCACGGGATGCTCCATAGCCCTGGCGATCTCTGCGGTGGTCCTGCGCGACTGGCGGCTGGGGGTGGCGGCGCTGATCTGCGGCTACGCCTTCGCCTGGATAGGGCACTTCTTCTTCGAGAAGAACCGACCGGCGACCTTCACCTATCCCCTGTGGTCGCTGATGGGCGATTTCCGTCTGTTTTTCGAGACGGTGAGCGGCAGGCGGCGGTTCTGA